In Microbacterium profundi, the DNA window AAGCTCTCGGTGATCACGGCCTTCACACCCAGCAGGCTCGTGCCCTTGGCCGCCCAGTCGCGAGACGATCCGGAGCCGTACTCCTTGCCGCCGAAGATCACCAGCGGCGTTCCGGCCTCCTGGTAGTTCTGGCTGGCGTCGTAGATGAACGACTGCGGGGCGTCGGGCTTCGTGAAGTCGCGGGTGTAACCGCCCTCGACCTCTGCGCCGTCGTTGACAGCGCGCACGAGCTGGTTCTTCAGACGGATGTTCGCGAACGTGCCACGGATCATGACCTCGTGGTTTCCGCGACGCGATCCGAAGGAGTTGAAGTCCTTCTGGCGCACGCCGTGCTCCTCGAGGTACTTCGCAGCCGGTGTCGCGGCCTTGATGTTGCCCGCGGGGCTGATGTGGTCGGTCGTGACCGAGTCGCCGAGGGACGCCAGCACGCGGGCGCCGCTGATGTCGCTGACCGGGGTCAGCTCCATCGTCATGCCCTCGAAGTAGGGAGGACGACGCACGTAGGTGGACTGCTCGTCCCACTCGAAGATCGGACCGGTCGGCGTGGGCAGGCTCGTCCACCGCTCGTCACCGTCGAAGACCGTGGCGTACTGCTTGATGAACTGCTCGCGCGAGATCGACGAATCGATGACTTCCTGGATCTCGGCGGGTGTGGGCCAGATGTCCTTCAGGAAGACGTCGTTGCCGCCGCTGTCCTTGCCGAGCGCATCGGTCTCGAAGTCGAAGTGCATGGAACCTGCCAGCGCGTACGCCACCACCAGCGGCGGAGATGCGAGGTAGTTCATCTTGACGTCGGGGCTGATGCGACCCTCGAAGTTGCGGTTGCCCGAGAGCACAGCCGTCACGGCGAGGTCGTGGTCGTTGACCGCGGCGGAGACCTCTTCGATCAGCGGACCCGAGTTGCCGATGCAGATCGTGCAGCCGTAGCCGACCGTGTAGAAGCCGAGACCCTCGAGGTCCTTGTCGAGACCGGACTTCTCGTAGTAGTCGGTGACGACCTTGGAACCGGGGCCGAGCGTCGTCTTGACCCACGGCTTCTGCTTCAGGCCGCGTTCGCGCGCCTTGCGAGCGAGAAGACCCGCCGCCATCATCACCGAGGGGTTGGACGTGTTGGTGCACGAGGTGATCGCCGCGAGAGTGACCGCACCGTGGTCGAGGATGTAGCTCTCGCCATCGGGAGTGGTCACCGGAACCGGCTTGGACGAGCCGTTGACCCCACTGGAGATGTGCACAGGGCGAGTGTCGTGGTCCTCATCGCCAGGGCCCGCACCCGGGTCGGATGCCGGGAACGAGTGCTTGGACTCGAGGTCGACGAGCGAGTCCGACGTGGATGGGTCGGCGTAGTTGACGATGTCCTGCTCGAACTGCGACTTGGCTTCGGAGAGGAGGATGCGGTCCTGCGGGCGCTTCGGGCCTGCGATCGACGGCACGACCGTGCTGAGGTCGAGCTCCATGTACTCGCTGAAGACGGGCTCCTTGTCCGCGTCGTGCCACAGACCCTGCAGCTTCGCATATACCTCGACGAGGGTGACGGCCTGCTCGTCACGGCCGGTCAGACGCAGGTAGTCGGTGGTGACCTCGTCGATCGGGAAGATCGCCGCGGTCGAACCGAACTCGGGCGACATGTTGCCGATCGTGGCGCGGTTGGCCAGCGGTACGGATGCGACGCCGGCACCGTAGAACTCGACGAACTTGCCGACGACGCCGTGCTTACGCAGCATGTCGGTGATCGTGAGCACGACGTCGGTCGCGGTGACGCCGGCGGGGATCTCGCCGGTGAGCCTGAAGCCGACGACGCGCGGGATGAGCATCGAGACGGGCTGGCCGAGCATGGCCGCCTCGGCCTCGATACCGCCGACGCCCCAGCCCAGCACCCCGAGGCCGTTGACCATCGTGGTGTGCGAGTCTGTACCGACGCAGGTGTCTGGGTACGCCTGGAGGACTCCGCCGTTGGTGCGGTCGTAGATGACCTTTGCGAGGTGCTCGATGTTCACCTGGTGCACGATGCCGGTGCCTGGAGGAACGACTTTGAAGTCGTTGAACGCGGTCTGGCCCCAACGCAGGAACTGGTAACGCTCACCGTTGCGCTCGTACTCGATCTCGACGTTGCGCTCGAGAGCGTTCTCTGAGCCGAAGAGATCCGCGATGACCGAGTGATCGATGACCATCTCTGCCGGTGAGAGCGGGTTGATCTTGTTCGGGTCGCCGCCGAGAGCGGTGACAGCCTCGCGCATGGTGGCGAGGTCGACGATGCAGGGCACACCGGTGAAGTCCTGCATCACCACGCGTGCCGGCGAGAACTGGATCTCCGTGCTGGGATCCGCCGCGGCATCCCACGACCCGAGCGCTTCGATCTGCGCCTTCGTCACGTTCGCACCGTCTTCGGTGCGAAGCAGGTTCTCGAGGAGCACCTTCAGGCTGAACGGCAGCTTCTCAAAGCCGGGAACCGCGTCAACACGGAAGATCTCATAGTCGGTACTGCCGACCGTCAGGGTGCTCTTGGCACCGAAGCTGTTCACCGTGGACACGATTCCGTCTCCTTCTTGTCTGATGGAAGCGACAGGCGACTCCATCTTGCTCGCGTGCGACGCTGTCGGCTAGCAAGGCACACCTAACAGTGTGCGCCGTGAAAGCCCATCAGCGAAAGGTCACAATTTATCTTGATGTCAAGATAAATCTATCACGAACGGGATGCTGTGGACTGCGGCGACTCGCGAGGATAGAGCGCTCGCACCACAAGCCAGGTGACCGCGATCAACGGCGCGAACAGCGGCAGCCCCATGATGAGCTTCAGTGTGCCCAGCGCCGTCACCTGATCGGTCAGGTACAACGGCAGCTGTACCGCCAGACGCGCGAAGAACAGTGCGGCCCATGCGATGCCGAGCCAGCGGAACGCGCGGCGCTTGCGCTTGTCCGCCCGCCACGCCGTCGCCTCACCCATGAGGAAGCCGGCGGCGATGCCGATCAGCGACCAGCCGATGAGGGCCGAGACGAGCAGGACCGTGCCGTACACGGCGTTCGTGATGAGGCCAGGCACGAAGTTGTCGGCGCCGCGACCGGTCCACAGCGCGAGGGCGGCGGCTGCGCCTGCGGCGATCAAACCGCCCAGTGCCGCCGAGGGCGGTGACTTCTGCACCAGACGCACGATGGTGAACACGGCGGCGAGCCCGACGGAGACGCCGAGCGCGAGGATGAGCGGTTCGGGCCGGAGTGTGAACAGGACGACGAACGCGAGGCTCGGCAGCACAGATTCGAGCACGCCACGCCATCCGCCGATCGCCGACCAGACGACCTTGTGCGTGCTGGCGTCCTCGGCAGGATCCAGGCCGGCCCTGCGTGCGGCGCCGCCGAGTGCGGCGCCGAGGAGCTCTGAGGTGCTCTGCTCGCGCGCCTCGTCGCTTTCGTGGTTGTCGCCGCTCACGCGGATCCGGGCGTGGCCGGCATCTTGAGCGGGATCAGATCGCGCGGCGGCATCGGTGCGCCTCCGCGAACCACGACGATCGAGCGGAACAGGTCCTCGATCTTCGCGGCGGCATCGGGGTCAGAAGCCGCAGATCCGCCGATCACTCCTCGCAGGAACCAGCGCGGTCCGTCGACGCCGACGAATCGCGCGAGCCGCAACTCCGAACCCTCGGATGCGGGGCTGGGCACCTCGGCGAGGAGTTCCTTGCCCAGCGGACCCTCGCGCTCTTCGACACGCCCGCCCTGCTGGCGGACCTGGTCGACCAGCTGCGCACGCGTCTCGTGCCAGAGACCGAGCGTGCGCGGCGCGGCGAACGGCTGCACCTGAAGCGACGAGTCGGCGTAGTCGAGTCCGACGGCGACGATGCGCTTGGTCTGCTCCTCGACCTCGAGACGCAGATTCAGTCCTTCGCGCGGGAGGATCTTGATGCCCCCGAGGTCGATGTACGGGCGGATCGGGTTCGCCTCGGACTCATCGAACGGTCCGTCTGTCGAGCGGTTCGCCGGTGCCGACTTCGACGGCGGCTGTGTGATCTCTTCAGTCATCTGCTGTTTCCTGCCTGTTCGGCGCTCTGCGAGGGTGCCTGATATCCGGTGGATCCGAATCCGTCCGCACCACGGGCGCTCTCCGGTAACTCGTCGACCGGGATGAAGTTCGCACGCGTCACCGGCATCAGGATCAACTGCGCGATCCGGTCTCCGACGGCCACATCGTACGCGTTCGATCTGTCCGTGTTGAGCAGACTCACCTTGATCTCACCGCGGTATCCGGCATCCACCGTGCCCGGCGCGTTGACGATCGTGATCCCGTGCTTTGCTGCGAGACCGCTGCGCGGCACGACGAACGCGGCGTAGCCGTCGGGCAGCGCGATCCTTACGCCCGTGGGCACGAGGGCACGTTCGCCCGGCTCGAGTCGCACGGCCTCGGCCGCGACCAGATCGGCGCCGGCATCACCCGGATGCGCGTAATGCGGCGCAAGAGACGCGATAATGGGTAGATCAACGGAATCGCTCACCACACGAGGCTAATGCAGAACCACACCCCTGACACGCTCGTTCGCTATCGCGAACGTCTTTCCCCGAGCCTCTGGCTGCTCGTGACAGCAGCCGTGATCGGGCCGATGGTGGCGCTGACCTTCACACCGCTGGGTTCGCTGCTGGCTCTGCTGATCGGCGCGGCGGCGGCGGTGCTGCTGATCGTGGGTCTCATCGCCGCATCACCCGCCGTCAGTGTGACGGGCACCGTGCTGCGCACCGGCAGAGCGCATATCGACGCGCGGTGGCTCGGCTCCGGCGTCGCGCTGGTCGGTGACGAAGCACGTGAGGCGCGTGGTACCGCGCTGCCAGCGCGCGGC includes these proteins:
- a CDS encoding DUF3093 family protein, giving the protein MQNHTPDTLVRYRERLSPSLWLLVTAAVIGPMVALTFTPLGSLLALLIGAAAAVLLIVGLIAASPAVSVTGTVLRTGRAHIDARWLGSGVALVGDEAREARGTALPARGWHLIRGGIDGIVVIQNTDPDDPVTSWTISTRTPDRLLAAIQDAQAAASAHA
- a CDS encoding DUF3710 domain-containing protein, coding for MTEEITQPPSKSAPANRSTDGPFDESEANPIRPYIDLGGIKILPREGLNLRLEVEEQTKRIVAVGLDYADSSLQVQPFAAPRTLGLWHETRAQLVDQVRQQGGRVEEREGPLGKELLAEVPSPASEGSELRLARFVGVDGPRWFLRGVIGGSAASDPDAAAKIEDLFRSIVVVRGGAPMPPRDLIPLKMPATPGSA
- a CDS encoding aconitate hydratase codes for the protein MSTVNSFGAKSTLTVGSTDYEIFRVDAVPGFEKLPFSLKVLLENLLRTEDGANVTKAQIEALGSWDAAADPSTEIQFSPARVVMQDFTGVPCIVDLATMREAVTALGGDPNKINPLSPAEMVIDHSVIADLFGSENALERNVEIEYERNGERYQFLRWGQTAFNDFKVVPPGTGIVHQVNIEHLAKVIYDRTNGGVLQAYPDTCVGTDSHTTMVNGLGVLGWGVGGIEAEAAMLGQPVSMLIPRVVGFRLTGEIPAGVTATDVVLTITDMLRKHGVVGKFVEFYGAGVASVPLANRATIGNMSPEFGSTAAIFPIDEVTTDYLRLTGRDEQAVTLVEVYAKLQGLWHDADKEPVFSEYMELDLSTVVPSIAGPKRPQDRILLSEAKSQFEQDIVNYADPSTSDSLVDLESKHSFPASDPGAGPGDEDHDTRPVHISSGVNGSSKPVPVTTPDGESYILDHGAVTLAAITSCTNTSNPSVMMAAGLLARKARERGLKQKPWVKTTLGPGSKVVTDYYEKSGLDKDLEGLGFYTVGYGCTICIGNSGPLIEEVSAAVNDHDLAVTAVLSGNRNFEGRISPDVKMNYLASPPLVVAYALAGSMHFDFETDALGKDSGGNDVFLKDIWPTPAEIQEVIDSSISREQFIKQYATVFDGDERWTSLPTPTGPIFEWDEQSTYVRRPPYFEGMTMELTPVSDISGARVLASLGDSVTTDHISPAGNIKAATPAAKYLEEHGVRQKDFNSFGSRRGNHEVMIRGTFANIRLKNQLVRAVNDGAEVEGGYTRDFTKPDAPQSFIYDASQNYQEAGTPLVIFGGKEYGSGSSRDWAAKGTSLLGVKAVITESFERIHRSNLIGMGVVPLQFPAGESWESLGLDGTEVVSISGLEELNEGTTPKTVHVTAAPSEHSPEGKQVVEFDAVVRIDTPGEADYYRNGGILQYVLRSLV
- a CDS encoding DUF3159 domain-containing protein, which encodes MSGDNHESDEAREQSTSELLGAALGGAARRAGLDPAEDASTHKVVWSAIGGWRGVLESVLPSLAFVVLFTLRPEPLILALGVSVGLAAVFTIVRLVQKSPPSAALGGLIAAGAAAALALWTGRGADNFVPGLITNAVYGTVLLVSALIGWSLIGIAAGFLMGEATAWRADKRKRRAFRWLGIAWAALFFARLAVQLPLYLTDQVTALGTLKLIMGLPLFAPLIAVTWLVVRALYPRESPQSTASRS
- the dut gene encoding dUTP diphosphatase, whose amino-acid sequence is MSDSVDLPIIASLAPHYAHPGDAGADLVAAEAVRLEPGERALVPTGVRIALPDGYAAFVVPRSGLAAKHGITIVNAPGTVDAGYRGEIKVSLLNTDRSNAYDVAVGDRIAQLILMPVTRANFIPVDELPESARGADGFGSTGYQAPSQSAEQAGNSR